Part of the Nitrosopumilus piranensis genome is shown below.
TTTCAAAAATGATTTCGTTAATTTGTCTAAAAACCAAACAAATGGGTACATGAGATATGTAAATGCTAGAAGAAAATTACTGAAACGTAAAGCCATTTTTTCAGATTGTATATGAGAATATGTTTTTGGAAATATCTCTCCAAACACCAAAATAATAAAAGTCATAATGCCTATTGCAATTCCAACACCCTGATTTCCCAGCATTTTAATTGCAACATCTGCTGCAAGGACAGATGACGCCACATTTACCAATGTATTTCCCAGATTAACGCTCGAAGTCATCATACTTGGGTTTGATTTTAATTTGTAAAGAGCTGATGAGCCACGTATTTTTTTACGATATAATCTCATAACCTTTGAACGTCGAATTCCAACTATGGCAATTTCTAATCCACTAAAAAGTGCGTATAACCCAATGAGAATGATTATGGCAGAGATCTCAATTAAAAGAAAATCCAATTAATACCAGTGGTTTTGTTATAAGTTAAAAGATTTTTAGAATATCATATTTGAGAATGAATTACAAATAAAATCATTAATTAAATTTTTTGAGTTAATTTGGTATTTTTGACATTAGAAAATATTTGAGTCATTATTTGTCATTTTTACTTCGGCTGATTTTCACTTCATCATGAAGGTCTTTGACCATAGATATCAATAATTCCACCTCATGTTTCTCAAGATTTTCAATCTCCCGAATTTTTTTGATAATTAGAGCTTTTGTAGATGATTCAACGGATTCATGTTTTTTTAATCTAGAACCAATAAGCATAGCACCAAATGCAGAGATAAAAGTACCAATTATGGCAATTCCAACAAACATTAGCCCTATTCCCAATAATCTTCCAGCTTCGGTGACTGGAACAACATCACCATATCCTACAGTAGTGACAGTAGCAGATGCCCACCAAAAAGCGTCAATTAGATTTGTGATTTGAGCGTCATCATGAGGAGACTCAATAAGGTAGATGGCAATACCGCTTCCCCCAACCACAAGAAATGAAACAATAAATAGGTAAATCAGTAATTTCAACGAGTATTTTATCAAGACATCTTACTAAAACTAAATTAAGATTTTCAACTCGGAGAATATGACTACTTTTTTTATTAGATAAAACATATCACATGGGATGGAGATAAGGTCTTTTACACATTCTATTCCTCAAATAAGATATCTCATAAAGAAGAAGCTTTGGGCGCAGGTACTTGTAGCGCTATTTGTAGGATTGTTAGTAGGCCTTGCATTAGGACCAGAGACAAATTGGGTTGAAAAAGAGACTGCTGAAACAATTACAGAATGGCTGTCAATTCCTGCCAATCTATTTCTAAAAATTATTCAGATGATTATAGTGCCTCTAATTTTTGCATCAATTATCAGAGGCTTGACATCATCAGGTAGTATCGAACAACTCCAAAAACTTGGATTTGGTGTTGCGATATATTTTGTAATTACTACTGCAATTGCGCTTACCATCGGAATCTTGATTGTTACAACAATACAGCCGGGCAATTTTATTGACAGTGACTTGATTAGAGAAAGTTTTGGGATTGAAGATTTAGAGATAGTTGAAAGTACGGATCTTTCGATTCAAGATATTCCTCAAAGCATAATTGGTTTGATTCCAAGCAATCCACTTTCTTCGTTTATGTCGGGGGAAATGCTGAGCATAATCATTTTTGCATTAATTGTGGGTGTTGCAATGATTACGTTACCTCCAAAAAGCTCAAAGTCTATTCTGGATTTGCTAGAATCCATACAGGATTTCACAATGAAAGTTGTATCTTGGGCAATGCGTCTTGCACCATTTGCAGCATTTGGCCTTATGGCAGGAATTGTTTCAAAGGTTGGGCTTTCTGCATTAACAGGACTTGGGGCATACATGGCAACAGTAATTGCAGGATTATTTGTAATGATGATAGTCTACATCATCATCATCAAGTTTTTTGCAAAAAGACCACTTTCATCTACATTGACAGCAATACGAGATCCACAGCTTTTGGCATTTTCAACATCTAGCTCTGCTGCAGTAATGCCAGTATCTATCAAAACAGCAGAAGAAAAATTAAAGATCAAACCTAAAGTTTCTCAATTTGTTATTCCCTTAGGAGCAACAATTAACATGGATGGTACTGCCATGTATCAAATAATTGCAGTATTTTTCTTGGCCCAGCTCTTTGATGTGAATCTAAGCTTTACAACCATAATCCTAATTGCATTAACTGCTCTTGCCGCATCAATTGGTGCACCATCAGCTCCTGGAACTGGAATCGTAATATTATCAACAATATTAATTGCTGCAGGAGTTCCAGCTGTAGGAGTCATTTTACTTTTAGGAGTTGACAGGTTATTAGATA
Proteins encoded:
- a CDS encoding dicarboxylate/amino acid:cation symporter, with amino-acid sequence MEIRSFTHSIPQIRYLIKKKLWAQVLVALFVGLLVGLALGPETNWVEKETAETITEWLSIPANLFLKIIQMIIVPLIFASIIRGLTSSGSIEQLQKLGFGVAIYFVITTAIALTIGILIVTTIQPGNFIDSDLIRESFGIEDLEIVESTDLSIQDIPQSIIGLIPSNPLSSFMSGEMLSIIIFALIVGVAMITLPPKSSKSILDLLESIQDFTMKVVSWAMRLAPFAAFGLMAGIVSKVGLSALTGLGAYMATVIAGLFVMMIVYIIIIKFFAKRPLSSTLTAIRDPQLLAFSTSSSAAVMPVSIKTAEEKLKIKPKVSQFVIPLGATINMDGTAMYQIIAVFFLAQLFDVNLSFTTIILIALTALAASIGAPSAPGTGIVILSTILIAAGVPAVGVILLLGVDRLLDMTRTMINVTGDLTACMFFDKRLKIDDNKNQNHEVIKK
- a CDS encoding potassium channel family protein, whose protein sequence is MKLLIYLFIVSFLVVGGSGIAIYLIESPHDDAQITNLIDAFWWASATVTTVGYGDVVPVTEAGRLLGIGLMFVGIAIIGTFISAFGAMLIGSRLKKHESVESSTKALIIKKIREIENLEKHEVELLISMVKDLHDEVKISRSKNDK